CGCAGAATCCGCGCCAGGTTGCGGGCGGCGTTCTGGCCTTTGCCGGTTGCTTTCATCCCCATGCGTCCCAGTTCCAGTGGACCGGGTGACTGCATGAACAGGTCTGAGACAGCCTCAGCAAAGGGGGTCCAGTCGCGCAGGAAACGGCGGTAGGCCTCGCCCTGACCGGGAAACAGTGTGTCCAGCTCGGCGGCGGTGCGTTCCGGGTCGCGCCAGACATACCAGGGCTGGCCTTCGCCGTCATACGCGTGAAACAGCGGGTCCAGCTCCAGGTAGTGCAGCCCGAAGCGGCTCAGCTCCAGTTCCCGCACAACCGGTGTCAGCCGAATCAGGATGTGGGCGCTGCCACCGTAGTCGAAGCGGTAGCCAGGCACCAGCTCCTCAGTGCTGACCGCGCCGCCAACCATGTGCCGCCGCTCGAACACCCCAACCTTCAGCCCGGCGCGGGCTGCATAGGCTGCCGTGATCAGGGCATTGTGTCCAGCTCCCATCACAATCAGGTCGTAGTCGGGCATCTCTGACCACTATAGCAGGCCAGGCGGGGCGGCGTGCCCCATGACCCACCTTTGGCCCTCAGCTCAGTGCTCTGTGAACTGAGGGCCTGCCCTTCGTTCGTCGTTCCGTGGGTAGAGGTGATTCTGTATGCTGCCCCACATGAGCCTGCGTATTCTCGGTGGTGTCGCCAAGGGCCGCCCCCTCAAGGTCCCCGAATCGGCCCGCCCCAGCGGTGCGCGTATTCGCAAGAGCCTCTTTGATCTGCTGCACAGTCGGCGCCCCCCGGGAGGCACCCAGCCGGTGACGTTTGTGGACCTGCACGGCGGCAGTGGGGCCATCGGGCTGGAGGCGGCCAGCCGGGGCTACCGCGTCACATTGATCGAAAAAGAAGGCCGCAGCGTCAAGGCCCTGGAGCAAAATGCCCGTGACCTGGACCTCTGGCGCGAGGTGAGGATCATCAAGGGCGACGCGGCAGGCCAAATCGGACGCCTGCCCCCGGCCGACATCGTCTTCAGCGATCCGCCCTACGAGCAGGACATTCCTGCTCTGATCGAACAGATTCTTCAGTCCACGGCCCTGGCTCCTGGTGGCCTCCTGATCGCGCAGCACGAGCGCCGGGTCAAGCCACCCCAGGTCCCTGGATTCGATCTGGATACGCGCTATTACGGCAGCAACGCGCTGAGCTTGTATACGCGCAGCGAGAGCGGGGCAGCGGAGGACAGGGCGGCAACCTAGTTCCCTTGGGGAGTGCCACAGTGCCCTCCTGTGCCTGCTACTCTGAGCGTTGCATGAACGCCGTCTTTCCCGGATCATTCGACCCCATCACCAACGGCCACCTGGACGTGCTGGAACGTGCCAGCCGGATGTTCGGCCAAGTCACGGTTACGGTGATGCACAATGCCCGCAAATCTGGACGGCATCTGTTCACCTTGCAGGAGCGGCTGGCGATCCTGCGTGAAGCGACAGCCCATCTGCCGAACGTCACGGTGGATTCGTTCGAGGGGCTGCTGGTGGATTACATGCAGGAGCAGGGCCACGGCATCATCGTGCGCGGTCTGCGGGCGGTCAGCGACTACGAGTATGAACTCCAGATCGCCCACCTGAACCGCGAGATTGGTGGGGTAGAGACGGTATTTGTCATGGCGGCCACCCACTGGAGTTATGTCAGCTCCAGCATGGTCAAGGAAGTGGCCAGCTATG
The sequence above is a segment of the Deinococcus radiophilus genome. Coding sequences within it:
- a CDS encoding RsmD family RNA methyltransferase; this translates as MSLRILGGVAKGRPLKVPESARPSGARIRKSLFDLLHSRRPPGGTQPVTFVDLHGGSGAIGLEAASRGYRVTLIEKEGRSVKALEQNARDLDLWREVRIIKGDAAGQIGRLPPADIVFSDPPYEQDIPALIEQILQSTALAPGGLLIAQHERRVKPPQVPGFDLDTRYYGSNALSLYTRSESGAAEDRAAT
- the coaD gene encoding pantetheine-phosphate adenylyltransferase: MNAVFPGSFDPITNGHLDVLERASRMFGQVTVTVMHNARKSGRHLFTLQERLAILREATAHLPNVTVDSFEGLLVDYMQEQGHGIIVRGLRAVSDYEYELQIAHLNREIGGVETVFVMAATHWSYVSSSMVKEVASYGGPVDNMVPPASALALRSKFAEQDHQAAGTTPD